In Candidatus Nitronauta litoralis, one DNA window encodes the following:
- a CDS encoding DUF1289 domain-containing protein, with product MKRQKSPCIDVCEFSGPKGWCLGCGRTRPECRKWKEMKPYDRNILQKKLKKRMFQIGAKQIEKKLL from the coding sequence GTGAAACGGCAAAAAAGTCCTTGTATTGATGTCTGTGAATTCTCAGGGCCTAAGGGATGGTGTCTGGGTTGTGGGCGCACTCGGCCAGAATGTCGAAAGTGGAAGGAAATGAAGCCGTATGACAGAAACATCCTTCAAAAAAAGCTAAAAAAGAGAATGTTTCAAATTGGGGCAAAGCAGATCGAAAAAAAATTACTTTAA
- a CDS encoding GTP cyclohydrolase I FolE2, which produces MQFSRLLPDITNTQHAPESYSLQWVGMEDIAVPILFNEGDRQQQKVSAKANVYVSLDDTTAKGIHMSRLHAHLNQLSTQTCDKEGLDLLLKNLVFSQEGISQSSKIDLTFDLLLPKESLLSNETGFQTYPIEIRGQQLNGRCHYGLKITVPYSSTCPCSASLANQLFANAIDNQFLGQRIQKQELISWAHATTVATPHGQRSFAYLNLSLGDNHWPSLPSLIAQIEETIGTPVQTMVKRSDEQEFARLNADNLMFCEDAARKIKCMLEQSDWALDYWFKVEHQESLHAHNAVVIDQKY; this is translated from the coding sequence ATGCAGTTTTCCAGATTACTACCCGATATTACCAATACCCAACATGCACCAGAAAGTTACTCATTGCAGTGGGTGGGAATGGAAGATATTGCCGTTCCCATCCTTTTTAATGAAGGTGACAGGCAGCAACAGAAAGTGTCGGCTAAGGCCAATGTGTACGTCAGTCTTGATGACACTACCGCCAAAGGCATCCATATGTCTCGCCTTCATGCCCATCTCAATCAACTTTCCACCCAAACTTGCGACAAAGAGGGGCTCGATTTACTCCTGAAAAATTTGGTCTTCTCTCAAGAAGGGATCAGCCAAAGCTCAAAGATTGATCTGACCTTTGACTTACTGCTTCCCAAGGAATCTTTGCTCAGCAACGAAACCGGTTTTCAAACCTACCCCATCGAGATAAGGGGTCAACAGTTAAATGGCAGATGCCACTACGGCTTAAAAATAACCGTTCCCTATTCAAGCACCTGTCCTTGCTCGGCCTCACTTGCGAATCAGTTGTTTGCCAACGCCATAGACAATCAATTTTTAGGACAGCGCATTCAAAAACAGGAACTAATTTCATGGGCGCACGCGACGACGGTAGCCACCCCGCATGGTCAGCGTTCATTCGCATATTTAAATCTATCACTAGGCGACAATCATTGGCCTTCACTGCCGTCTCTCATTGCACAGATCGAAGAGACAATCGGTACACCTGTGCAAACTATGGTCAAGCGCAGCGACGAACAGGAATTTGCCCGATTAAATGCTGACAATCTGATGTTCTGTGAAGATGCAGCGCGAAAAATTAAATGCATGCTGGAGCAATCCGATTGGGCCCTGGATTACTGGTTCAAAGTGGAGCATCAGGAAAGCTTGCATGCTCATAATGCGGTGGTCATCGATCAAAAATATTAA
- a CDS encoding ZIP family metal transporter, translating into MAFQKMGLTALLGLSFHAFVEGFAMGAATLMNFGFAVVAAIIFHKFPAAMLLGALFIKGGEYDKKTIVSVIFLFALTTPLGVLLSFGVFNLIDKYWLGVAIAVSAGTFIYLAFFDLMLIGNKRKGNKTLNIIFFGFGALAMLLFQG; encoded by the coding sequence TTGGCTTTTCAAAAAATGGGGCTGACCGCATTGCTGGGCCTTTCCTTTCACGCTTTTGTCGAAGGCTTTGCAATGGGCGCTGCAACCTTGATGAATTTTGGGTTTGCTGTCGTCGCGGCGATTATTTTTCATAAGTTTCCCGCCGCAATGTTATTAGGCGCTCTTTTTATAAAAGGAGGGGAGTACGATAAAAAAACCATTGTTTCGGTCATATTTTTATTCGCACTAACCACACCCCTTGGAGTTTTGCTTTCTTTTGGTGTTTTTAATTTGATCGATAAATATTGGTTGGGTGTCGCCATTGCCGTTTCTGCCGGAACTTTTATTTACTTAGCCTTTTTTGATCTGATGTTGATAGGCAACAAAAGAAAAGGTAACAAAACGCTGAACATAATTTTCTTTGGATTTGGAGCATTGGCAATGCTTTTATTTCAAGGCTGA